The Drosophila nasuta strain 15112-1781.00 chromosome 2L, ASM2355853v1, whole genome shotgun sequence genome window below encodes:
- the LOC132798826 gene encoding mitochondrial import inner membrane translocase subunit Tim17-A: MEEYSREPCPYRIVDDSGGAFAMGCIGGGIFQAIKGFRNAPQGLSRRLVGSLAAVKSRSPVIAGNFAAWGGMFSTIDCTLVHFRKKEDPWNSIISGAATGGILAARNGLASMAGSAIIGGILLSLIEGVGILLTRISAEQFRNPGPPTDPHDANINMMDTDSSASAFGFTTRTPNVNT; this comes from the coding sequence ATGGAGGAGTATTCGCGTGAACCTTGCCCCTATCGCATTGTCGATGACTCGGGCGGGGCATTCGCTATGGGCTGTATTGGCGGAGGCATCTTTCAGGCGATCAAGGGCTTCAGAAATGCACCGCAAGGACTGAGTCGACGCCTCGTTGGGAGCTTGGCGGCTGTGAAGTCGCGATCGCCGGTGATCGCCGGCAATTTTGCTGCTTGGGGCGGCATGTTTAGCACCATCGACTGCACGCTGGTGCATTTCCGTAAGAAGGAGGATCCATGGAACTCGATTATCAGCGGTGCAGCCACTGGTGGCATTCTGGCAGCACGCAACGGGCTCGCCTCGATGGCTGGCAGTGCCATCATTGGTGGCATATTGCTCTCCCTCATCGAGGGTGTTGGCATTCTGCTCACCCGCATCTCGGCCGAACAGTTTCGGAATCCCGGGCCACCAACGGATCCACATGATGCCAATATCAATATGATGGATACGGACTCGTCAGCCAGTGCCTTTGGCTTTACAACACGAACTCCCAATGTTAACACCTAA
- the LOC132798177 gene encoding uncharacterized protein LOC132798177: MKNINKGGVFFAVINTMIVVITIIMIITAILFITIIVIITVIMMISMILFISFIAIITVNAMITKIIIFISIIITTIITTIITMIMDTIITTITKEENIPMPESKFYNLLTTVESMDIFTDLMLWGVFYFTFILKANIKLDQSDILLLHH; the protein is encoded by the exons ATGAAGAACATCAACAAAG GAGGAGTTTTCTTCGCCGTGATCAACACCATGATCGTGGTCATCACCATAATCATGATCATCACCGCGATCCTTTTCATCACAATAATCGTGATTATCACCGTGATCATGATGATCAGCATGATCCTTTTCATCAGCTTTATCGCGATCATCACCGTAAACGCCATGATCACAAAAATCATCATATTCATCAGCATTATCATCACCACGATCATTACCACGATCATCACCATGATCATGGACACAATCATCACCACAATCACAAAAG AAGAAAACATTCCGATGCCTGAAAGTAAATTCTACAACTTGTTGACGACTGTCGAATCGATGGATATATTCACTGATCTCATGTTATGgggtgtattttattttaccttcatattaaaagcaaacattAAACTTGACCAGAGCGATATATTATTACTACACCATTGA
- the LOC132791196 gene encoding protein snail: protein MAVNYKSCPLKKRPIVFVDELPQTEALALTKSSQFVPAVIVQQEEQPQDLSLKRKASALDDFEDYELPAKREYVLNLSKTTPPRRACSPLSSALLSPPAEQEEYQPTDIHMRGLTAATAGYTTNPYQSAFVMAAGCNPISALWSSYQPHLNAAAFPSPASSLASPHSVYSYQQMTPPSSPGSEASSEPEDLSVRNDIPLPALFHLFDEARSSSLASSSSSSAYSSYAASHSSSSSSSNASSSTAASTAAKNYRHKCDNCQKMYSTSMGLSKHRQFHCPAAECNQEKKQHSCEECGKLYTTIGALKMHIRTHTLPCKCPICGKAFSRPWLLQGHIRTHTGEKPFQCPDCPRSFADRSNLRAHQQTHVDVKKYACQVCHKSFSRMSLLNKHTSSNCTITIV, encoded by the coding sequence ATGGCCGTCAACTACAAAAGCTGCCCGCTGAAGAAGCGTCCCATCGTCTTTGTGGATGAACTGCCGCAAACGGAGGCCTTGGCATTGACCAAGAGCTCACAGTTTGTTCCAGCAGTAATCGTCCAGCAAGAGGAACAGCCACAGGATCTCTCACTCAAGCGCAAAGCCAGCGCTCTGGATGACTTTGAGGATTACGAGCTGCCGGCCAAGCGTGAATACGTCTTGAATTTGTCCAAGACAACGCCACCACGCCGTGCCTGCTCACCGCTCAGCTCGGCTCTGCTATCGCCGCCCGCCGAGCAGGAGGAGTACCAACCCACCGATATACACATGCGTGGTCTGACTGCAGCCACTGCCGGATACACAACGAATCCCTATCAATCGGCCTTCGTGATGGCCGCCGGCTGCAATCCGATCTCGGCACTGTGGAGCAGCTATCAGCCACATCTGAATGCTGCGGCATTCCCATCGCCTGCCAGCTCGCTGGCATCGCCACACTCGGTCTACAGCTACCAGCAGATGACACCACCATCGAGTCCCGGCTCGGAGGCCAGCTCCGAGCCCGAGGATCTCTCGGTGCGCAACGACATTCCACTGCCGGCACTGTTCCACCTCTTCGATGAggcacgcagcagcagcctggCCTCGTCTTCATCGTCCTCTGCCTACTCTTCGTACGCCGCCTCCCAcagctccagcagcagctcgagCAATGCCAGCTCATCGACAGCAGCATCGACTGCGGCCAAGAACTATCGCCACAAGTGCGACAACTGCCAGAAGATGTACTCCACCTCGATGGGACTGTCGAAGCATCGCCAATTCCACTGCCCAGCTGCCGAGTGCAACCAGGAGAAGAAGCAGCATTCGTGTGAGGAATGCGGCAAGCTCTACACCACAATCGGAGCCCTTAAGATGCACATTCGCACCCACACGCTGCCCTGCAAGTGCCCCATCTGCGGCAAGGCCTTCTCCCGTCCGTGGCTGCTGCAAGgacacattcgcacacacaccgGCGAGAAGCCATTCCAGTGCCCCGACTGCCCGCGCTCCTTTGCCGATCGCTCCAATCTGCGTGCCCATCAGCAAACCCACGTGGATGTGAAGAAGTACGCCTGCCAGGTGTGCCACAAATCGTTCTCCCGCATGTCGCTGCTCAACAAGCACACCAGCTCCAATTGCACCATCACAATTGTCTAG